In a single window of the Ferviditalea candida genome:
- a CDS encoding acetyl-CoA C-acetyltransferase translates to MAREDVVVIEGARTPFGDFGGAFKDVSAVDLAVVSSKGAISRAGIEVEEINEVVMGNVQQSSVDAHLLARHIGLKSGLPKHVPALTVNRLCGSGLEAINIAAKNIMLGETQVALAGGTENMSQIPFHVPNMRWGFRLGESPKFVDFLWEGLCDTYAGCTMGMTAENLAVEYSLSREEVDEAAKASYDKTLKAIAEGRFDREIVPVTVPTRKGEVVVDRDERPRKTEMADLARLKPRFKEGGVVTPGNASGISDGAASVILASSSYAEKRGLKPMARLVSWAVIGVEPTLMGIGPVYAIREALKKADMKLEDLDLIEINEAFAAQYLACQKVLGFDPAIGNVNGGAVALGHPLGASGARITMSLIYELHKRNKRYGVSSVCIGGGQGIASIWERI, encoded by the coding sequence GTAATCGAAGGAGCGCGAACTCCATTTGGTGATTTTGGCGGTGCGTTCAAGGACGTTTCTGCCGTTGATCTTGCTGTTGTCAGTTCCAAGGGAGCAATTTCCCGCGCAGGCATTGAGGTTGAGGAAATCAACGAGGTCGTCATGGGCAATGTCCAGCAATCCAGCGTGGATGCGCATTTGCTGGCTCGCCATATCGGATTGAAATCGGGTCTGCCGAAGCATGTTCCGGCGTTGACCGTTAACCGTTTGTGCGGTTCGGGGCTTGAAGCAATCAACATCGCGGCCAAAAATATCATGCTCGGGGAAACGCAGGTGGCATTGGCCGGCGGGACAGAGAATATGAGTCAAATTCCGTTTCATGTTCCGAATATGCGGTGGGGCTTCCGCTTGGGCGAATCCCCCAAGTTTGTCGATTTCCTATGGGAAGGCTTGTGCGATACGTACGCCGGCTGCACGATGGGGATGACCGCGGAGAATTTGGCTGTGGAGTATTCCTTGTCCAGAGAGGAAGTGGATGAGGCTGCCAAGGCCAGCTACGACAAAACCTTGAAAGCGATTGCAGAAGGCAGGTTCGATCGGGAAATTGTTCCGGTAACCGTCCCGACGAGAAAAGGAGAGGTTGTCGTTGACCGGGACGAACGTCCGAGAAAAACGGAAATGGCCGATCTGGCGCGGCTGAAGCCCAGATTCAAGGAAGGCGGGGTCGTCACCCCGGGGAATGCGAGCGGAATCAGCGATGGAGCGGCTAGCGTCATTCTGGCGTCGTCCTCGTACGCCGAGAAACGCGGATTAAAGCCGATGGCGCGTCTGGTTTCATGGGCGGTCATCGGCGTCGAGCCCACCTTGATGGGAATCGGTCCGGTTTATGCGATTCGAGAGGCTCTGAAAAAGGCGGATATGAAGCTTGAGGATCTGGATCTCATCGAAATTAATGAGGCGTTTGCCGCACAGTATCTGGCCTGTCAAAAAGTGCTTGGGTTTGATCCGGCAATCGGAAATGTGAATGGCGGAGCCGTCGCTTTGGGGCATCCACTGGGAGCAAGCGGAGCACGAATCACCATGAGTTTGATTTACGAGCTGCATAAGCGCAATAAAAGATACGGCGTTTCATCCGTATGTATCGGCGGAGGACAAGGAATCGCCTCGATTTGGGAGCGTATTTAA